The following proteins come from a genomic window of Montipora capricornis isolate CH-2021 chromosome 9, ASM3666992v2, whole genome shotgun sequence:
- the LOC138015902 gene encoding neuropeptide Y receptor type 6-like isoform X1 has protein sequence MTGRSVIIHNEKVFAIEGQVLKITLSNIPNPRHKLGKMNNSSVNDLHECSQTASRLIASSICFVCIASFLGNIMIVVTFLKTSSLRTSTNYLIVNMAISDLLSSATNWPLAATEGLLSRTIVIGGSTATFACKIGHFSRAISQAVSIESLLLIVVDRYIAIVLPFQSILITRRSRFILVSLTWIFPQFLAFPFFIASEVIEVDHQTVCTQLVAWNEIEKSVFYAAAFLIFYVAPFTVMIVLYLRIMKSLRQSKAVVNEELQRENQKTRNHQQNRVVLRVFALIVSFFVICWTPLCVYIVLHKPFSTSLFPKNSCKPDTCHLPTILSLHMKISQRNDQEI, from the exons ATGACTGGCAGGTCAGTAATTATCCATAATGAGAAGGTTTTTGCCATCGAGGGCCAAGTGTTGAAGATAACTTTGTCAAACATTCCAAATCCAAGGCACAAACTGGGAAAGATGAATAACTCCAGCGTGAACGATTTGCATGAGTGTTCTCAAACTGCATCCCGGTTGATCGCCTCTTCGATTTGTTTTGTATGCATTGCATCGTTTCTGGGTAACATCATGATAGTAGTCACGTTTCTGAAGACCTCAAGCCTCAGAACAAGTACCAACTACCTCATAGTCAACATGGCGATCTCCGATCTGCTATCTTCTGCCACCAACTGGCCACTCGCGGCAACTGAGGGTTTACTTTCAAGAACGATAGTAATTGGTGGATCCACGGCTACCTTCGCATGTAAAATCGGACATTTCTCCAGAGCTATATCGCAAGCTGTCTCTATTGAAAGTTTACTGTTGATCGTTGTGGACAGATATATTGCGATAGTCCTACCCTTTCAGTCGATATTGATTACTAGACGATCACGATTTATCCTCGTGTCTTTAACTTGGATTTTCCCTCAGTTTCTcgcctttcctttttttatcgCCAGCGAAGTCATTGAGGTTGATCATCAGACTGTTTGTACGCAATTGGTTGCATGGAACGAAATTGAAAAATCTGTATTCTATGCTGCAgcttttttgatattttatgtCGCACCTTTTACAGTGATGATTGTCCTCTATTTGAGAATAATGAAGAGTCTCCGGCAGTCGAAAGCAGTTGTTAATGAGGAGCTTCAAAGAGAGAATCAGAAAACAAggaatcatcaacaaaatcgTGTTGTACTGAGAGTTTTCGCTTTGATAGTTAGTTTCTTTGTGATCTGCTGGACACCTCTCTGTGTGTATATCGTACTCCACAAACCCTTTTCTACGTCATTGTTCCCGAAGAACAGCTGCAAG CCGGATACATGTCATCTACCGACCATATTAAGCCTTCACAtgaaaatatctcaaagaaatgACCAAGAGATATAA
- the LOC138015902 gene encoding melanopsin-like isoform X2, with amino-acid sequence MTGRSVIIHNEKVFAIEGQVLKITLSNIPNPRHKLGKMNNSSVNDLHECSQTASRLIASSICFVCIASFLGNIMIVVTFLKTSSLRTSTNYLIVNMAISDLLSSATNWPLAATEGLLSRTIVIGGSTATFACKIGHFSRAISQAVSIESLLLIVVDRYIAIVLPFQSILITRRSRFILVSLTWIFPQFLAFPFFIASEVIEVDHQTVCTQLVAWNEIEKSVFYAAAFLIFYVAPFTVMIVLYLRIMKSLRQSKAVVNEELQRENQKTRNHQQNRVVLRVFALIVSFFVICWTPLCVYIVLHKPFSTSLFPKNSCKENALDMELLLTNNPESPQ; translated from the exons ATGACTGGCAGGTCAGTAATTATCCATAATGAGAAGGTTTTTGCCATCGAGGGCCAAGTGTTGAAGATAACTTTGTCAAACATTCCAAATCCAAGGCACAAACTGGGAAAGATGAATAACTCCAGCGTGAACGATTTGCATGAGTGTTCTCAAACTGCATCCCGGTTGATCGCCTCTTCGATTTGTTTTGTATGCATTGCATCGTTTCTGGGTAACATCATGATAGTAGTCACGTTTCTGAAGACCTCAAGCCTCAGAACAAGTACCAACTACCTCATAGTCAACATGGCGATCTCCGATCTGCTATCTTCTGCCACCAACTGGCCACTCGCGGCAACTGAGGGTTTACTTTCAAGAACGATAGTAATTGGTGGATCCACGGCTACCTTCGCATGTAAAATCGGACATTTCTCCAGAGCTATATCGCAAGCTGTCTCTATTGAAAGTTTACTGTTGATCGTTGTGGACAGATATATTGCGATAGTCCTACCCTTTCAGTCGATATTGATTACTAGACGATCACGATTTATCCTCGTGTCTTTAACTTGGATTTTCCCTCAGTTTCTcgcctttcctttttttatcgCCAGCGAAGTCATTGAGGTTGATCATCAGACTGTTTGTACGCAATTGGTTGCATGGAACGAAATTGAAAAATCTGTATTCTATGCTGCAgcttttttgatattttatgtCGCACCTTTTACAGTGATGATTGTCCTCTATTTGAGAATAATGAAGAGTCTCCGGCAGTCGAAAGCAGTTGTTAATGAGGAGCTTCAAAGAGAGAATCAGAAAACAAggaatcatcaacaaaatcgTGTTGTACTGAGAGTTTTCGCTTTGATAGTTAGTTTCTTTGTGATCTGCTGGACACCTCTCTGTGTGTATATCGTACTCCACAAACCCTTTTCTACGTCATTGTTCCCGAAGAACAGCTGCAAG GAAAATGCTTTAGACATGGAACTGCTTTTAACAAATAACCCTGAGTCTCCTCAGTGA
- the LOC138015903 gene encoding melanopsin-like → MTGRSVIIHNEEVLAIEGQVLKITLSNIPNPRHKLRKMNNSSVNDLHECSQTASRLIASSICFVCIASFLGNIMIVVTFLKTSSLRTSTNYLIVNMAISDLLSSATNWPLAATEGLLSRTLVIGGSTATFACKIGHFSRAISQAVSIESLLLIVVDRYIAIVLPFQSILITRRSRFILVSLTWIFPLFLSFPFFIASEIIEVDHQTVCRTLVAWNEIEKSVFYAAAFLILYVTPFTVMIVLYLRIMKSLRQSKAVVNGEVQRENQKTRNHQQNRLVMKVFALIVSFFVICWTPFYVYIVLHKTFSTSLFPKNSCKPDTCHLPTILSLHMKISQRNDQET, encoded by the exons ATGACTGGCAGGTCAGTAATTATCCATAATGAGGAGGTTCTTGCCATCGAGGGCCAAGTGTTGAAGATAACTTTGTCAAACATTCCAAATCCAAGGCACAAACTGAGGAAGATGAATAACTCCAGCGTGAACGATTTGCATGAGTGTTCTCAAACTGCATCCCGGTTGATCGCCTCTTCGATTTGTTTTGTATGCATTGCATCGTTTCTGGGTAACATCATGATAGTAGTCACGTTTCTGAAGACCTCAAGCCTCAGAACAAGTACCAACTACCTCATAGTCAACATGGCGATCTCCGATCTGCTATCTTCTGCCACCAACTGGCCACTCGCGGCAACTGAGGGTTTACTTTCAAGAACGCTAGTGATTGGTGGATCCACGGCTACCTTCGCATGTAAAATCGGACATTTCTCCAGAGCTATATCGCAAGCTGTCTCTATTGAAAGTTTACTGTTGATCGTTGTGGACAGATATATTGCGATAGTCCTACCCTTTCAGTCGATATTGATTACTAGACGATCACGATTTATCCTCGTGTCTTTAACTTGGATTTTCCCTCTGTTtctctcctttcctttttttatcgCGAGCGAAATCATTGAGGTTGATCACCAAACTGTTTGTAGGACATTGGTTGCATGGAACGAAATTGAAAAATCTGTATTCTATGCTGCAGCTTTTTTGATATTATATGTCACACCTTTTACAGTGATGATTGTCCTCTATTTGAGAATAATGAAGAGTCTCCGGCAGTCGAAAGCAGTTGTTAATGGGGAAGTTCAAAGAGAGAATCAGAAAACAAggaatcatcaacaaaatcgACTTGTAATGAAAGTTTTCGCTTTGATAGTTAGTTTCTTTGTGATCTGCTGGACACCTTTCTATGTGTATATCGTACTCCACAAAACCTTTTCAACGTCATTGTTCCCGAAGAACAGCTGCAAG CCGGATACATGTCATCTACCGACCATATTAAGCCTTCACAtgaaaatatctcaaagaaatgACCAAGAGACATAA